One genomic window of uncultured Campylobacter sp. includes the following:
- a CDS encoding NAD-dependent epimerase, with product MKILVTGTAGFIGFHLANALVKRGDEVVGYDVINDYYDVNLKLARLKTAGFETSEIDQGKLIGSKTQPNLKFIKADLADTQTMKELFAKEKFDVVVNLAAQAGVRYSLINPQAYIDSNVTGFMNILECCRHNQTKNLVYASSSSVYGLNENMPFSTHEGVNHPISLYAATKKSNEMMAHTYSHLFGVPTTGLRFFTVYGPWGRPDMALFLFVDAALKGKKIDVFNYGKMKRDFTYVDDIVKGIIKCVDNPAKPNPAWDAKHPDPATSSAPFKVYNIGNNSPVELMDYIKAVELKIGREIEKNFLPLQAGDVPATYADVSDLVADFDYKPATSVNDGVARFIEWYCEFYGVKI from the coding sequence ATGAAAATTTTAGTAACCGGAACGGCGGGATTTATCGGATTTCACTTGGCAAACGCCCTGGTAAAAAGAGGCGACGAGGTCGTCGGATACGACGTGATAAACGACTACTACGACGTAAATCTAAAGCTCGCGCGCCTAAAAACGGCGGGCTTTGAGACAAGCGAGATCGATCAAGGCAAGCTGATAGGCTCAAAAACGCAGCCTAATTTAAAATTTATAAAAGCCGATCTAGCCGATACCCAGACGATGAAAGAGCTTTTTGCTAAAGAAAAATTTGACGTAGTGGTAAATTTAGCTGCACAAGCAGGCGTTCGCTACTCACTCATAAATCCGCAAGCCTACATCGACAGCAACGTCACGGGCTTTATGAATATCCTCGAGTGCTGCCGCCACAACCAAACTAAAAATCTAGTCTACGCAAGCTCGAGCTCGGTTTACGGCCTAAACGAAAATATGCCATTTAGCACGCACGAGGGCGTAAATCACCCGATCAGCCTATACGCCGCGACTAAAAAAAGTAACGAAATGATGGCGCATACGTATTCGCATCTATTTGGCGTCCCGACTACGGGACTGCGATTTTTCACCGTTTACGGCCCATGGGGACGCCCTGATATGGCGCTGTTTTTATTCGTAGACGCCGCGCTAAAAGGCAAGAAAATCGACGTCTTTAACTACGGCAAGATGAAGCGCGACTTTACCTACGTGGACGACATCGTAAAAGGCATCATAAAATGCGTCGATAACCCCGCCAAGCCAAATCCCGCGTGGGACGCGAAGCATCCAGATCCAGCCACGTCAAGCGCGCCGTTTAAGGTCTATAATATCGGCAATAATAGCCCTGTCGAGCTTATGGACTACATCAAGGCCGTCGAGCTAAAAATCGGCCGCGAGATAGAAAAAAACTTCCTCCCGCTTCAAGCCGGCGACGTGCCTGCGACATATGCTGATGTAAGCGATTTGGTAGCTGACTTTGACTACAAGCCCGCAACTAGCGTAAATGATGGGGTGGCTAGGTTTATCGAGTGGTACTGCGAGTTTTACGGAGTTAAAATTTGA
- a CDS encoding 3'-5' exonuclease — MAKNYICVFDCETVPDVALLRKIYGYEGSDAEVARQAFAAQKAASGSEFLPVMFHRVVAISAVMADEYGKFLRVSTMKGANEREILNKFIGFVNSHNPRLVSFNGRGFDLPMILTRAMRYNVSFPSFYEVENKELGKGKWDGNYRDRYSGKFHFDLLDHVSEFGSVRGLKLDTLCASLNLPGKYDVHGDQVMELFFDGKIDKINEYCESDVLNTYWLFLKYELLRGNLTLDDYADDISVMSEWLAANCAQMGYTPVFCEAVDRELVRLETQNYEDEPELNDDDEQAGAEEYYTEENMPEINLDEQ; from the coding sequence ATGGCTAAAAATTATATCTGCGTTTTTGACTGCGAGACGGTGCCGGACGTCGCGCTTTTGCGTAAAATTTACGGGTATGAGGGAAGCGACGCGGAGGTAGCGAGGCAGGCGTTTGCCGCGCAAAAGGCAGCAAGCGGAAGCGAGTTTTTGCCCGTGATGTTTCACCGCGTCGTGGCGATTTCAGCTGTGATGGCGGACGAGTACGGTAAATTTTTACGCGTAAGCACGATGAAGGGCGCAAACGAGCGCGAAATCCTAAATAAATTTATCGGTTTCGTAAACTCGCACAACCCGCGCCTGGTGAGCTTTAACGGGCGAGGCTTTGATCTGCCGATGATTTTAACGCGCGCGATGAGGTACAACGTCTCGTTTCCGAGCTTTTACGAGGTCGAAAACAAGGAGCTTGGCAAGGGCAAATGGGACGGCAACTACCGCGACAGGTACAGCGGCAAATTTCACTTCGATCTGCTCGATCACGTGAGCGAGTTTGGCTCCGTGCGCGGGCTAAAGCTAGATACGCTCTGCGCTAGCTTAAATTTGCCCGGCAAATACGACGTTCACGGCGATCAGGTGATGGAGCTGTTTTTTGACGGCAAGATCGACAAGATCAACGAATACTGCGAAAGCGACGTGCTAAATACCTACTGGCTTTTCCTAAAATACGAGCTTTTGCGCGGAAATTTGACACTTGATGATTATGCGGACGACATCTCGGTGATGAGCGAGTGGCTCGCGGCAAACTGTGCGCAGATGGGCTATACGCCGGTATTTTGCGAGGCGGTCGATCGCGAACTCGTGCGCCTTGAAACGCAAAACTACGAGGATGAGCCGGAGCTTAATGACGACGACGAGCAGGCCGGAGCAGAGGAGTACTACACCGAAGAAAATATGCCCGAGATAAATTTGGACGAGCAGTAA
- the waaC gene encoding lipopolysaccharide heptosyltransferase I: MSKNLSPNIAVIKLSALGDIVHAATVLQFIKKHLPQAKITWFADAKFSEILLLCPQISRVVSLPLKNGEYKKSLQLIASAKQEGKFDYVIDLQGLIKSAAVAKLLGKNSYGFDKFSAKEPLAALFYRHKFNCDYAENIILRNLKLTAFALGFSFSEDEILAKQPCFSASQSKSQSLKKKILIAPFASEPSKIYDKFKDVIAMLNEPQNEIFVCFNGENEEKKAINLIKNSNAKPLNLGLKELVSFISSCDLVIGNDSGVTHIAWAQNRPSITLFGNRPAGRNAYAGPINLTLDAGKKIDAKKIDKSDFCVRDIAPQTIANAAKRLLDA; this comes from the coding sequence ATGAGTAAAAATTTAAGCCCAAACATCGCCGTTATCAAGCTCTCCGCCTTGGGCGATATCGTCCATGCGGCAACCGTGCTGCAGTTTATCAAAAAGCACCTGCCGCAAGCCAAAATTACGTGGTTTGCCGATGCTAAATTTAGCGAGATTTTGCTTCTTTGCCCGCAAATTTCGCGCGTCGTATCGCTACCGCTAAAAAACGGCGAATACAAAAAAAGCTTGCAGCTGATCGCCTCTGCTAAGCAAGAGGGCAAATTTGACTACGTCATCGACTTGCAAGGGCTGATCAAATCCGCCGCGGTTGCGAAGCTTCTTGGCAAAAACAGTTACGGATTTGATAAATTTAGCGCCAAAGAACCGCTTGCGGCGCTATTTTATAGGCATAAATTTAATTGCGACTACGCAGAAAATATCATCTTGCGAAATTTAAAACTTACGGCTTTTGCGCTGGGATTTAGTTTTAGCGAGGATGAAATTTTAGCCAAACAGCCTTGTTTTAGCGCCTCGCAAAGTAAATCTCAAAGCTTAAAAAAGAAAATTTTGATAGCGCCCTTTGCTAGCGAACCGAGTAAAATTTACGATAAATTTAAAGACGTTATCGCCATGCTAAACGAGCCACAAAATGAAATTTTCGTCTGCTTTAACGGCGAAAACGAGGAGAAAAAAGCCATAAATTTGATCAAAAACTCAAATGCAAAACCGCTGAATTTGGGCCTAAAAGAGCTCGTAAGCTTTATCTCGTCCTGCGACCTTGTTATCGGCAACGATAGCGGCGTGACGCATATAGCTTGGGCGCAAAATCGCCCCTCTATCACGCTTTTTGGCAACCGCCCCGCAGGCAGAAACGCTTACGCTGGCCCCATAAATTTAACGCTGGACGCGGGCAAAAAAATAGACGCGAAAAAGATAGACAAAAGCGACTTTTGCGTGCGAGATATCGCGCCGCAGACTATCGCAAACGCGGCAAAAAGGCTACTTGATGCGTGA
- a CDS encoding lipid A biosynthesis lauroyl acyltransferase — protein MRDLFYLWLYRFFKFIFTVTPSFLLNPFLNFIAFLFYKFDAKHTKIIRANLNFAYAEELTAAQKEQIIKDTYRNFAKFAVNFIKNQNASKEKILEKVEFKNEQILQNALASGRPIIVQTAHYGQWELFSLSMAAKFGGVSIVGRALDSAVMQRILEANRTRFDIELIDKMGGAKQILKAVKAHRLVGILVDQNTAKEEGVEVKFFGQKVLHTPAVSIFAQKTDALIVPAFIREKGANLSEICFFPPIDVRDFDKEDAVLKATQAQSDATEAAVREKPDEYFWFHKRFKHFNEEIYKC, from the coding sequence ATGCGTGATTTATTTTACCTTTGGCTTTATAGATTTTTTAAATTTATCTTTACCGTTACGCCCTCGTTTTTGCTAAATCCTTTTTTAAATTTTATCGCGTTTTTGTTTTATAAATTTGACGCCAAGCATACCAAAATCATCAGGGCAAATCTAAATTTCGCCTACGCTGAGGAGCTAACGGCTGCGCAAAAAGAACAAATCATAAAAGACACCTACCGCAACTTCGCCAAATTTGCGGTAAATTTTATAAAAAACCAAAACGCAAGCAAGGAAAAAATCCTAGAAAAAGTCGAATTTAAAAACGAGCAAATCTTGCAAAACGCGCTCGCATCGGGTCGCCCGATCATCGTGCAAACGGCGCACTACGGACAGTGGGAGCTATTTTCGCTGTCGATGGCGGCGAAATTCGGCGGCGTTAGCATCGTCGGGCGCGCTCTTGATAGCGCGGTCATGCAGCGCATTTTGGAGGCGAACCGCACTCGCTTTGATATCGAGCTAATCGATAAAATGGGCGGCGCCAAGCAAATTTTAAAAGCGGTTAAGGCGCACAGGCTAGTGGGCATCCTAGTCGATCAAAACACCGCAAAAGAGGAAGGCGTAGAGGTCAAGTTTTTCGGACAAAAAGTCCTGCACACGCCTGCGGTTAGCATTTTCGCGCAAAAAACAGACGCGCTCATCGTGCCGGCATTTATCCGCGAAAAAGGGGCGAACCTCAGCGAAATTTGCTTTTTTCCGCCGATCGACGTTAGGGATTTTGATAAAGAAGACGCCGTACTAAAGGCCACGCAAGCGCAATCAGACGCTACCGAGGCCGCCGTACGCGAGAAGCCGGACGAGTACTTTTGGTTTCATAAACGCTTTAAGCATTTTAACGAGGAAATTTATAAATGCTAA
- a CDS encoding glycosyltransferase family 2 protein encodes MLSVVILTLNSEKYLAEALKSCEFADEVVVVDSGSQDATEQICSGFKNVKFHKQKWLGFSAQKQLGVDLARNRWVFVLDSDEVILEPLREEILQVLQRPEFCAYEVARANIFFGKEVRNMGLYPDYTIRLFDKTRAEFDGREIHEKVILKSAAKTDEQTQANGANLTAAKNQIGRLKNHFKHYAYDSIEQFIAKQNRYSSLGAKGAKSSKFKAVLNPAWTFFKLFFLKGGWREGWRGYVIARLYAQYTFWKYVK; translated from the coding sequence ATGCTAAGCGTCGTTATCCTCACTCTTAACAGCGAAAAATACCTCGCCGAGGCGCTAAAAAGCTGCGAATTCGCAGACGAAGTCGTCGTGGTCGATAGCGGCTCGCAGGATGCTACGGAGCAAATTTGCTCTGGGTTTAAAAACGTCAAATTTCACAAGCAAAAATGGCTGGGATTTAGCGCGCAAAAGCAGCTGGGCGTGGATCTAGCGCGTAATCGCTGGGTTTTCGTGCTAGATAGCGACGAGGTGATTTTGGAGCCGCTGAGGGAGGAAATTTTGCAGGTTTTGCAGCGCCCCGAGTTTTGCGCGTACGAGGTAGCTCGCGCAAATATCTTTTTCGGTAAAGAAGTGCGTAATATGGGGCTTTATCCAGACTACACGATTAGACTTTTTGACAAGACGCGGGCGGAATTTGACGGGCGCGAGATACACGAAAAGGTCATTTTAAAAAGCGCAGCCAAAACGGACGAACAAACCCAGGCAAACGGCGCAAATTTAACCGCCGCCAAAAATCAAATCGGCAGACTAAAAAACCACTTCAAACACTACGCCTACGACAGTATCGAGCAGTTTATCGCCAAGCAAAATCGCTACTCGAGCCTGGGCGCAAAGGGCGCAAAATCAAGTAAATTTAAGGCCGTTTTAAATCCCGCGTGGACGTTTTTTAAGCTATTTTTCCTAAAAGGCGGCTGGCGCGAGGGCTGGCGCGGCTACGTGATAGCAAGGCTTTACGCGCAATACACATTTTGGAAGTACGTAAAATGA
- the rfaQ gene encoding putative lipopolysaccharide heptosyltransferase III — protein MKDKKIKILVMKFRNIGDVLLTTPLIENLRRIYPDAQIDFALNKGTEAMIEGNPNIQNIHIYDRANIKEVGFFKRLWRELKFIRAIKKQKYDIAVQTTTGDRGIIVAKYAKIKTIVGFEGKNKTVNKIITHKAPKIGGLRHTVDRNLDALAALGHEPSGKKVSVYFDPECISHLNLPPKFIHVHLTSRWMFKCADDETMAHIIDFCEGLGVRVALTADNNDAELKKLDDVLALCSSSPVNLGSKLTLKQTAALSKRSAMFIGVDTAIMHLAAANDVPVIALFGPSGAFEWGPWDNDLNENGYTQRNGNQTMGKHAVFQKDWDFVPCDKEGMIKHGVERTLMRFEGEELEAIKSKIRENLSQS, from the coding sequence ATGAAAGATAAAAAAATCAAAATCCTAGTTATGAAATTTAGAAACATCGGCGACGTGCTGCTCACGACTCCGCTCATCGAAAACCTGCGCCGCATCTACCCTGACGCGCAGATAGATTTCGCGCTAAACAAGGGCACCGAAGCGATGATCGAAGGCAACCCGAACATCCAAAACATCCACATCTACGACCGCGCAAACATAAAAGAGGTCGGCTTTTTTAAACGGCTTTGGCGCGAGCTAAAGTTTATCCGCGCGATCAAAAAGCAAAAATACGACATCGCCGTGCAGACCACGACGGGCGACCGCGGCATCATCGTCGCCAAATACGCTAAAATCAAAACCATCGTGGGCTTTGAGGGCAAAAACAAGACCGTGAATAAAATAATAACGCACAAAGCCCCTAAAATAGGCGGTCTGCGCCACACCGTGGATAGAAACCTAGACGCCTTGGCTGCGCTAGGACACGAGCCAAGCGGCAAAAAAGTGAGCGTGTATTTTGATCCAGAGTGCATCAGCCATCTAAATTTGCCGCCTAAATTTATCCACGTGCACCTAACTAGTCGCTGGATGTTTAAGTGCGCGGACGACGAAACTATGGCGCATATCATCGACTTTTGCGAGGGGCTTGGCGTGCGGGTCGCGCTAACGGCCGACAACAACGACGCCGAGCTAAAAAAGCTGGACGACGTGCTGGCGCTGTGCTCCTCTAGCCCCGTAAATCTAGGCAGCAAACTCACTCTAAAACAAACCGCCGCGCTATCAAAGCGCTCCGCGATGTTTATAGGCGTGGATACGGCGATCATGCACCTAGCCGCGGCTAACGACGTGCCCGTGATCGCGCTGTTTGGGCCCAGCGGGGCGTTTGAGTGGGGGCCGTGGGATAACGATCTAAACGAAAACGGCTACACTCAGCGCAACGGCAACCAAACTATGGGCAAGCACGCGGTATTTCAAAAAGACTGGGACTTCGTGCCGTGCGACAAAGAAGGGATGATAAAGCACGGCGTGGAGCGAACGCTGATGAGATTTGAGGGCGAGGAGCTAGAGGCGATAAAGAGCAAAATCAGGGAAAATTTGAGCCAAAGCTAA
- a CDS encoding polysaccharide deacetylase family protein translates to MSVSVLMYHHVLKKGGFIASSAEDFASQMRFLAEAGYKTLAMSEFIAYKKGKLAVPKKSVLITFDDGWKDNYVYAYPILREFGLRASIFLVTQWIERASMRRGEFTELTHSEYKKAAPQRPQDVFLNLDEIAAMRDVFDFHSHTHTHFDEYFGALPPEENFARCREFMRENLGIEDEILCWPRGKYDENLMRLARQAGYEAFFTTQRGINRPDGDLSAIKRFAAKEGVAWLRRKLFIYQNDFLGGIYSKIKK, encoded by the coding sequence TTGAGCGTTAGTGTTTTGATGTATCATCACGTTTTAAAAAAGGGTGGATTTATCGCTTCTAGCGCGGAGGATTTTGCCTCGCAGATGAGATTTCTCGCCGAGGCGGGCTACAAAACGCTCGCGATGAGCGAATTTATCGCCTATAAAAAGGGCAAACTGGCCGTACCTAAAAAAAGCGTCCTCATTACCTTTGACGACGGCTGGAAGGACAACTACGTCTACGCCTACCCTATCTTGCGCGAGTTTGGGCTGCGGGCGAGCATATTTTTAGTGACGCAGTGGATAGAGCGCGCTAGCATGCGGCGGGGCGAGTTTACCGAGCTAACTCACTCCGAATACAAAAAAGCAGCGCCCCAGCGTCCGCAGGACGTGTTTTTAAACCTTGACGAGATAGCGGCTATGCGGGACGTTTTTGACTTTCACTCGCATACGCATACGCATTTTGACGAGTATTTCGGCGCGCTCCCGCCTGAGGAAAATTTCGCTCGGTGCCGCGAGTTTATGCGCGAAAATTTGGGCATCGAGGATGAAATTTTATGCTGGCCGCGCGGCAAATACGACGAAAATTTGATGCGTCTAGCTAGGCAGGCGGGCTACGAGGCGTTTTTCACGACGCAGCGAGGTATAAATAGACCCGACGGCGACCTATCGGCTATCAAGCGATTTGCCGCCAAAGAAGGCGTCGCATGGCTAAGACGTAAGCTTTTTATCTATCAAAATGATTTTTTAGGCGGGATATACTCGAAGATAAAAAAGTAA
- a CDS encoding lipopolysaccharide heptosyltransferase family protein: MIYFFIYLLLYPYLFAMKKLKFKGEKGRILLIQTAKIGDYANSTVIFDRLGKFDVLIDEINLAFAKRDSRIEKIFTINDVKRKKASKLGLALELFSRNYESVYVLMPNGLNLFLARCTLAKNIVVVHHYAASSDFALLALGMKKVPHTLQDLTLLTYLKTLGESSLKYEKCLQKPLFIPQENLIKSGKFKIGVSLSAGNKMKTPPKHTWEKIFEIFAKFDCEVYIFGVGEEAALLKNLLAENADEKRAENLNKPEICADLAGSDTSEICGDLKNANEEQPKAQICSESSTGGEPNFSSQICDIYVKRFGQNELKIISLIDKIKLEELPFYLSRMQLYASSDTGNYYVADSVRTPTICLMGPCFASEQRGVADSLVINSHLPPVSSVFKTVRDIDASAFFELSEQNLADIEAFVKVRYISYLSREDNFLC; encoded by the coding sequence TTGATATATTTTTTCATATATTTGCTGCTTTATCCGTATCTTTTTGCGATGAAAAAGCTAAAATTTAAAGGCGAAAAAGGCAGAATTTTACTCATACAAACCGCCAAAATCGGCGACTACGCAAACTCGACCGTGATCTTTGACAGGCTTGGCAAATTTGACGTGCTAATCGACGAGATAAACCTAGCCTTCGCAAAACGCGACAGCCGAATAGAAAAAATATTTACGATAAACGATGTAAAACGCAAAAAAGCCTCCAAACTAGGGCTCGCGCTCGAGCTTTTTTCGCGCAACTACGAGAGCGTCTACGTGCTGATGCCAAACGGCCTAAATCTCTTTTTAGCGCGCTGCACGCTAGCTAAAAATATCGTCGTCGTGCATCACTACGCGGCATCTAGCGACTTTGCCCTGCTGGCGCTCGGTATGAAAAAAGTACCGCACACTCTGCAAGACCTCACGCTGCTAACCTACCTAAAAACGCTGGGCGAGAGCTCGCTAAAATATGAAAAATGCTTGCAAAAACCGCTCTTTATCCCGCAAGAAAATCTAATAAAAAGCGGCAAATTTAAGATCGGCGTGAGCCTAAGCGCAGGCAATAAAATGAAAACTCCGCCAAAACATACTTGGGAAAAAATCTTTGAAATTTTCGCCAAATTTGACTGCGAGGTTTACATTTTCGGCGTCGGCGAAGAGGCTGCGCTGCTAAAAAACCTGCTCGCAGAAAATGCGGACGAAAAACGGGCAGAGAATTTAAACAAGCCAGAAATTTGCGCGGATTTAGCCGGTAGCGATACGAGCGAAATTTGCGGCGATCTTAAAAATGCAAACGAAGAGCAACCAAAAGCTCAAATTTGCAGCGAAAGCAGTACTGGCGGCGAGCCAAATTTTAGCTCGCAAATTTGCGATATCTACGTGAAAAGATTCGGCCAAAACGAGCTAAAGATCATCTCTTTGATTGATAAAATCAAGCTTGAGGAGCTGCCGTTTTATCTCTCGCGGATGCAGCTTTACGCGAGCTCAGACACGGGCAACTACTACGTCGCAGATAGCGTGCGCACGCCCACGATCTGCCTGATGGGGCCTTGTTTTGCCAGCGAGCAAAGGGGCGTCGCCGACTCGCTCGTGATAAACTCGCATTTACCGCCCGTTAGCTCCGTATTTAAAACCGTGAGGGATATCGACGCAAGCGCGTTTTTCGAGCTTAGCGAGCAAAACCTCGCGGACATCGAGGCCTTCGTCAAAGTTCGCTATATATCTTATCTATCCCGCGAAGATAATTTTCTATGCTAA
- a CDS encoding glycosyltransferase family 4 protein — protein MKKILFVDTGREYGGGTKSFLYLLRGLAAQQKYELCAFFETDYEAGGRKISKIIEEAGAKFINFEPKKQPSKLKKELLRALGGQILAKYLYKKDYDYALCLLGQVRPDILHLNNHFSTNLAYIAAANALNIAVVQHLRKNSAIEPFKLEILKRLKFTPVCVSNATYEFYAAQIKMPKNVVYNPMEAPVLRREKSEASENLSSSQTNLKDSGDDKSTALKAKFDAEKINIVMPANFLTLKGHELVFDALAGLKRSDVKVYFAGGGELKAGAKAKFDALIKSNKAEYLGFVSKMDEIYAACDYVLGFSSDEGLPRVVIEALGCGLGVVYSDIAVIREIYEISSKKQDFFIVQRSSDALLACFESLRKPASKSPDDAVIKAFSIENYLRGIDKIYSEL, from the coding sequence TTGAAAAAGATTTTGTTCGTCGATACGGGGCGCGAATACGGCGGCGGGACGAAGAGTTTTTTGTATCTTTTGCGTGGGCTTGCCGCGCAGCAAAAATACGAGCTTTGCGCGTTTTTTGAGACCGATTACGAGGCGGGCGGACGCAAAATCTCGAAAATCATCGAAGAAGCCGGGGCTAAATTTATAAATTTTGAGCCCAAAAAGCAGCCATCAAAGCTAAAAAAAGAGCTTTTACGCGCTCTGGGCGGTCAAATTTTAGCAAAATACCTCTACAAAAAAGACTACGACTACGCACTTTGCCTGCTTGGGCAGGTGCGGCCCGATATCCTTCATCTAAATAATCACTTTTCAACCAATCTCGCCTACATCGCCGCCGCAAACGCCCTAAATATCGCGGTAGTGCAGCATCTGCGCAAAAACTCGGCTATCGAGCCCTTTAAACTTGAGATTTTAAAGCGGCTAAAATTTACGCCCGTTTGCGTTTCAAACGCGACTTACGAATTTTACGCCGCCCAGATAAAAATGCCTAAAAACGTGGTTTATAATCCCATGGAGGCGCCTGTTTTAAGGCGGGAAAAGTCTGAAGCGAGCGAAAATTTGAGCTCCTCGCAGACAAATTTAAAAGATAGCGGCGACGATAAAAGCACCGCTCTAAAGGCCAAATTTGACGCCGAAAAAATAAATATCGTAATGCCCGCAAATTTTTTGACGCTTAAAGGTCACGAGCTTGTTTTTGACGCGCTTGCGGGGCTAAAAAGAAGCGATGTAAAGGTCTATTTTGCCGGCGGGGGCGAGCTAAAAGCGGGCGCTAAAGCCAAATTTGACGCGCTGATAAAATCAAACAAGGCCGAGTATCTGGGCTTTGTTTCCAAGATGGACGAGATTTATGCCGCGTGCGACTACGTGCTTGGATTTTCCAGCGACGAGGGGCTGCCTAGAGTCGTCATCGAGGCGCTTGGCTGCGGGCTTGGCGTCGTGTACTCTGATATCGCCGTCATAAGGGAGATTTATGAAATCTCCTCGAAAAAGCAAGATTTTTTTATAGTTCAAAGAAGCTCGGATGCGCTTTTAGCTTGTTTTGAGAGCTTGCGTAAGCCGGCCTCAAAAAGCCCCGACGATGCCGTTATAAAGGCCTTTAGCATAGAAAATTATCTTCGCGGGATAGATAAGATATATAGCGAACTTTGA
- a CDS encoding glycosyltransferase family 9 protein — translation MKLFESAARLILRFKSVHKTQLVEEPVQTVCFFSNTALGDTIFNTPVFRIFRQNFPHVRTVALLNPSIAPLFKTDPNIDEILLYGGKKGGFLRALSQLKKIKPDAIFILHSNEPEATPLAVLSGAKYVFKLPNAGSKFSPFHSNAPEPYGDERYVVLNRLEQLKFVGIKSRDTRLNLYLRDEDFTRADEMLKSCGARKFIGFQMGASTVSRQWFLQRWRQLAEIILERTDAVIVLTGSPAERAMTAQLDEELRSSRVIDAAGKFSLREAAALIARLDVLITPDTGPLHVAAALKTPTIGLFAVASPVNSNPDFDENIHKFIKKPRTCSPCVGKNCKFQECMLQIEAREVWEMLKEII, via the coding sequence ATGAAGCTCTTTGAGAGCGCGGCGCGGCTTATTTTGCGCTTTAAAAGCGTGCACAAAACGCAGCTCGTGGAGGAGCCCGTGCAAACGGTCTGCTTTTTTAGCAACACCGCGCTTGGAGATACGATTTTTAATACGCCCGTTTTTCGCATTTTCCGCCAAAATTTCCCACACGTGCGCACCGTCGCTCTACTAAATCCATCTATCGCGCCGCTTTTTAAAACCGATCCGAATATCGATGAAATTTTGCTTTATGGCGGCAAAAAAGGCGGCTTTTTGCGCGCTTTATCGCAGCTAAAAAAGATAAAGCCCGACGCCATCTTTATCCTGCACTCAAACGAACCGGAGGCCACTCCGTTAGCCGTTTTAAGCGGCGCAAAATACGTCTTTAAGCTGCCAAATGCCGGCAGTAAATTTAGCCCCTTTCACTCAAATGCACCAGAGCCTTACGGAGATGAGCGATACGTCGTGCTAAACCGCCTCGAGCAGCTTAAATTCGTAGGTATAAAAAGTCGCGACACGAGACTAAATTTATATTTGCGAGACGAGGACTTTACCCGCGCCGATGAGATGCTAAAAAGCTGCGGCGCGCGCAAATTTATCGGCTTTCAGATGGGGGCTAGCACGGTTTCTAGGCAGTGGTTTTTGCAGCGTTGGCGGCAGCTGGCGGAGATTATTTTAGAGCGCACGGACGCCGTTATCGTGCTGACGGGCAGTCCAGCCGAGCGAGCGATGACCGCGCAGTTAGACGAGGAGCTAAGAAGCTCCCGCGTGATAGATGCGGCGGGCAAATTTAGCCTGCGAGAGGCCGCTGCGCTGATAGCTAGGCTTGATGTGCTCATCACGCCCGACACCGGCCCGCTGCACGTCGCAGCCGCGCTAAAAACGCCTACGATCGGGCTTTTTGCCGTCGCTTCGCCGGTAAACTCAAATCCCGATTTTGACGAAAATATCCATAAATTTATCAAAAAGCCGCGCACCTGTTCGCCTTGCGTCGGCAAAAACTGCAAATTTCAGGAGTGCATGCTGCAAATCGAGGCACGCGAGGTCTGGGAGATGCTAAAGGAAATAATTTGA